A part of Amycolatopsis lurida genomic DNA contains:
- a CDS encoding class I SAM-dependent methyltransferase: MTDWKAAFTTTFGAPASAVSARIWAEVYGDEYPAELDTYSFVTRTDLRRIAGEARLEPGGRLADIGCGRGGPGLWVAARTYATLTGVDIAETALASARRRAEVMDVEATEFLVGDFQDTGLDDASFEAVMSVDALLFAPDKRRACEEFARILVPGGRLLVTTWDFDGQPVNRPPQVADHRPLLEAAGFDVLSYEETPDWRARQRRTMELSLARVEELAEESGQDPAQLRASLEQTLRNQDLMTRRVLMVASRRN, encoded by the coding sequence ATGACCGACTGGAAGGCGGCGTTCACGACGACATTCGGCGCTCCCGCGTCGGCGGTGTCCGCGCGGATCTGGGCCGAGGTGTACGGCGACGAGTACCCCGCCGAGCTGGACACCTACAGCTTCGTGACCCGGACGGACCTGCGCCGCATCGCGGGGGAAGCGCGGCTCGAACCGGGCGGGCGGCTGGCCGACATCGGCTGCGGGCGCGGCGGTCCCGGACTGTGGGTCGCCGCGCGGACCTACGCGACGCTCACCGGCGTCGACATCGCGGAGACGGCACTGGCGTCGGCGCGGCGACGCGCGGAGGTGATGGACGTCGAAGCGACCGAATTCCTGGTCGGCGATTTCCAGGACACCGGCTTGGACGACGCGTCGTTCGAGGCGGTGATGAGCGTCGACGCGCTGCTGTTCGCGCCCGACAAGCGGCGTGCCTGCGAGGAGTTCGCGCGGATCCTCGTGCCTGGCGGACGGCTGCTCGTCACGACCTGGGACTTCGACGGGCAGCCGGTGAACCGGCCGCCCCAGGTGGCCGACCACCGGCCGCTGCTGGAAGCGGCGGGATTCGACGTCCTCTCCTACGAGGAAACGCCGGACTGGCGGGCGCGGCAGCGGCGGACCATGGAGCTCTCGCTCGCGCGGGTTGAGGAATTGGCCGAGGAATCGGGGCAGGATCCGGCTCAGCTGCGGGCAAGCCTCGAACAGACGTTGCGGAACCAGGATCTGATGACGCGTCGGGTGTTGATGGTCGCTTCCCGTCGGAATTAG
- the panC gene encoding pantoate--beta-alanine ligase, translated as MTTPKFARGTLHTFQPPEQVSQVTRALHGVGRKVALVPTMGALHAGHRELIRRAKRLPNTVVATSIFVNPLQFGEGEDFEAYPRPLDKDLEVLKEDGVELGFLPKASDLYPEGATVTVHPGALGDELEGAVRPGHFAGVLTVVAKLFNIVRPDYAFFGEKDYQQLVLIKKMVRDLNFDTRVIGVPTVRERDGLALSSRNVYLTPEQREDAIVLSAALTAGAFVGRDGAEAVLATARQTLAARPAVEVDYLELRGTDLGPAPVDGEARLMIAARVGSTRLIDNVPVVLGAAADHPEHALDAGE; from the coding sequence GTGACCACACCGAAATTCGCCCGAGGCACGCTGCACACCTTCCAGCCGCCCGAGCAGGTCAGCCAGGTGACGCGTGCCCTGCACGGCGTCGGCCGCAAGGTCGCGCTCGTGCCCACGATGGGCGCCCTGCACGCGGGTCACCGCGAGCTGATCCGCCGGGCGAAGCGGCTGCCGAACACGGTCGTCGCGACGTCGATCTTCGTGAATCCCCTGCAGTTCGGGGAGGGCGAGGACTTCGAGGCGTACCCGCGTCCGCTGGACAAGGACCTCGAGGTGCTCAAGGAGGACGGCGTCGAGTTGGGCTTCCTGCCCAAGGCGTCGGATCTGTATCCCGAGGGGGCCACTGTCACGGTGCATCCCGGTGCGCTCGGCGACGAGCTGGAAGGCGCGGTGCGGCCGGGGCATTTCGCCGGCGTGCTGACCGTGGTGGCGAAACTGTTCAACATCGTGCGGCCGGACTACGCCTTCTTCGGGGAGAAGGACTACCAGCAGCTGGTGTTGATCAAGAAGATGGTGCGTGACCTGAACTTCGACACCCGCGTCATCGGGGTGCCGACGGTCCGGGAACGCGACGGGCTGGCGTTGTCCTCGCGCAACGTCTACCTGACTCCTGAACAGCGCGAGGACGCGATCGTGTTGTCGGCGGCACTCACCGCGGGTGCCTTCGTCGGACGCGACGGCGCGGAAGCCGTGCTGGCGACCGCCAGGCAGACCCTCGCCGCGCGTCCCGCGGTCGAGGTCGATTATCTGGAATTGAGGGGAACCGACCTCGGGCCCGCGCCCGTGGACGGTGAGGCGCGGTTGATGATCGCGGCCAGGGTGGGGAGTACCCGGCTGATCGACAACGTCCCGGTGGTGCTCGGCGCCGCCGCCGACCATCCGGAACACGCGCTGGACGCAGGGGAATAG
- a CDS encoding Rossmann-like and DUF2520 domain-containing protein yields MAHAMMRPARLAVGVVSAGRVGSVVGAALSRAGHTVVAASGLSNASVRRAEQLLPDVPLLPPDEVARRADLVLLALPDDALAGMVHGFVATGSLRPGQIVVHTSGAHGIDVLAPAAEAGALPLALHPVMTFTGRAEDLDRLATCSIGVTATEGDEAAWNVGEALTVEMGAEPVRVPDEARALYHAALAHGANHLMTLVADCAELLREAGIAQPERLVAPLLSAALDNVLRHGDRALTGPVARGDLGTVRKHLAVLAERGPDIAPSYRALAKRTLARGDAAGLLDASAAAELTELLSDPADPAEGQQNQ; encoded by the coding sequence CTGGCGCACGCCATGATGAGGCCCGCTCGCCTGGCCGTCGGCGTCGTTTCCGCGGGGCGCGTCGGCAGTGTCGTCGGCGCCGCGCTCTCCAGGGCCGGGCATACGGTCGTCGCCGCTTCGGGCCTCTCCAACGCGTCGGTGCGCCGGGCGGAGCAATTGCTCCCCGACGTGCCCCTCCTGCCGCCCGACGAGGTCGCCCGCCGCGCCGACCTGGTCCTCCTCGCCCTTCCGGACGACGCGCTCGCCGGGATGGTGCACGGTTTCGTCGCCACCGGATCCCTCCGGCCGGGGCAGATCGTCGTGCACACCTCCGGCGCGCACGGTATCGACGTCCTCGCGCCCGCCGCCGAGGCCGGGGCGCTGCCGCTGGCCCTGCACCCCGTGATGACCTTCACCGGCCGCGCCGAAGACCTCGACAGGCTGGCCACCTGCAGCATCGGTGTCACGGCGACAGAGGGTGACGAAGCGGCGTGGAACGTCGGCGAGGCGCTGACCGTGGAGATGGGCGCGGAGCCCGTCCGGGTCCCTGACGAGGCGCGAGCGCTCTATCACGCGGCGTTGGCCCACGGCGCGAACCACCTGATGACACTGGTCGCCGACTGCGCGGAACTGTTGCGGGAGGCGGGAATCGCCCAGCCCGAACGCCTGGTGGCTCCGTTGTTGTCGGCGGCGTTGGATAATGTTCTCCGACACGGGGACCGGGCGCTGACCGGGCCGGTGGCCCGTGGTGATCTCGGCACCGTGCGTAAGCATCTCGCGGTGCTGGCCGAACGTGGCCCCGACATCGCCCCGAGCTACCGCGCGCTGGCCAAGCGCACGCTGGCGCGCGGCGACGCCGCCGGGCTCCTGGACGCTTCGGCCGCCGCCGAGCTCACCGAACTCCTGAGTGATCCCGCAGATCCCGCCGAAGGGCAGCAAAACCAGTGA
- a CDS encoding PrsW family intramembrane metalloprotease: protein MSEPSSPAPGPDRIRRSRSITVLLPVLGLIAVALCGLFVFGTVTEKVGPLAVGIGVLAALVPVAVVVTAFLWVDRWEPEPPKLLLLSFVWGACVATIIALLLNSGAEAVGDLLLGTGVGGKISGLVSAPLVEEAAKAAFILLLWWRRPIEFDGVVDGIVYAGFTAAGFAFTENIYYFGRAFAEHGFGDGTSAGVLAAFFLRGVLSPFTHPLFAVMTGIGLGVAASSKVRSLRILAPIGGYVVAVLLHALWNGAALLGGAKTFLNVYFLIMVPLFIGVFSVVVMQRRREQRIVAAALPMMVDARWIAPSEVTLLASLSGRRSWRKQARKQSGREAAKAVARYQASVTELAFLRRGRKLTDDAKQRQRELLQVLKTSRADAVRLADGAPRG from the coding sequence GTGAGCGAGCCTTCCTCCCCGGCGCCCGGTCCCGACCGGATCCGCCGGTCCCGGTCGATCACCGTGCTGCTGCCGGTGCTCGGGCTGATCGCCGTCGCGCTGTGCGGACTGTTCGTCTTCGGCACGGTGACCGAAAAGGTCGGCCCGCTCGCGGTGGGGATCGGCGTGCTCGCGGCGCTGGTCCCGGTCGCCGTGGTGGTCACCGCGTTCCTGTGGGTCGACCGCTGGGAGCCCGAACCGCCGAAGCTTCTGCTGCTGTCCTTCGTCTGGGGCGCGTGCGTCGCGACGATCATCGCGCTGCTGCTCAACAGCGGTGCCGAGGCCGTCGGTGATCTGCTGCTCGGCACCGGCGTCGGCGGCAAGATCAGCGGGCTGGTCTCCGCGCCGCTGGTCGAGGAGGCCGCGAAGGCCGCTTTCATCCTTTTGCTGTGGTGGCGCCGCCCGATCGAGTTCGACGGTGTCGTGGACGGCATCGTCTACGCCGGGTTCACCGCGGCGGGCTTCGCCTTCACCGAGAACATCTATTACTTCGGCCGCGCCTTCGCCGAGCACGGCTTCGGCGACGGAACGAGCGCCGGTGTGCTCGCGGCGTTCTTCCTGCGCGGCGTGCTTTCGCCGTTCACCCATCCGTTGTTCGCCGTGATGACCGGGATCGGGCTCGGTGTCGCCGCGAGCAGCAAGGTGCGCTCGCTGCGGATCCTGGCGCCCATCGGCGGCTACGTCGTCGCGGTGCTGCTGCACGCGCTGTGGAACGGCGCCGCGCTGCTCGGCGGCGCGAAGACCTTCCTGAACGTCTACTTCCTGATCATGGTGCCGCTGTTCATCGGCGTGTTCTCGGTGGTGGTCATGCAGCGGCGCCGTGAGCAGCGGATCGTCGCGGCGGCCCTGCCGATGATGGTCGACGCACGCTGGATCGCCCCGTCCGAGGTCACGCTGCTGGCCAGTCTCTCCGGGCGGCGGTCGTGGCGGAAGCAGGCGCGGAAGCAGTCGGGACGGGAGGCGGCGAAGGCCGTCGCCCGCTACCAGGCCAGTGTGACCGAGCTCGCGTTCCTTCGGCGCGGACGGAAGCTCACCGACGACGCGAAACAGCGGCAACGTGAACTGCTCCAGGTGCTCAAGACGTCACGGGCCGACGCCGTGCGGCTGGCCGACGGCGCGCCGCGCGGGTGA
- the lysS gene encoding lysine--tRNA ligase, whose translation MTEIPASEGVSPDEDLPEQMRVRRDKRDRIIAEGIDPYPVEVPRTHSLAEVRAKHSGLPADTATGEIVGITGRVMYMRNTGKLCFASLREGDGTELQAMLSLAKVGEDALAAWKSDVDLGDHVFVSGEVITSKRGELSVMADSWRITSKALRPLPVAHKDLAEETRIRQRYVDLIVRPKARDVVRTRAGVLRSLRDSFHGRGFLEVETPMLQTLHGGAAARPFVTHSNAFDLDLYLRIAPELYLKRCVVGGIEKVFEINRNFRNEGSDSSHSPEFAMLEYYEAYATYDSNAVMTRQLIQEAAQNVLGTQVVTLADGSEYDLSGEWTTLGMYESLSEALSEEVTPETSADKLRSYAEARQLELDPKLGHGKLVEELWEHLVGDHLHEPTFVRDFPVETSPLTRQHRSKPGVAEKWDLYVRGFELATGYSELVDPVVERQRLVEQARLGAQGDSEAMNLDEDFLRALEYGMPPSGGVGMGIDRLLMALTGLGIRETILFPLVRPE comes from the coding sequence ATGACTGAAATCCCCGCATCCGAGGGCGTGAGCCCCGACGAAGACCTGCCGGAACAGATGCGGGTGCGCCGGGACAAGCGCGACCGGATAATCGCGGAGGGTATCGATCCGTATCCGGTAGAGGTGCCCCGGACGCACTCACTGGCCGAAGTGCGTGCGAAGCATTCCGGTCTTCCCGCCGACACCGCCACCGGCGAGATCGTCGGCATCACCGGCCGGGTCATGTACATGCGCAATACCGGCAAACTGTGTTTCGCGAGTCTCCGTGAAGGCGACGGCACCGAGTTGCAGGCGATGCTCAGCCTCGCGAAGGTGGGCGAGGACGCGCTCGCGGCGTGGAAGTCCGATGTCGATCTCGGTGATCACGTATTCGTCTCCGGCGAGGTGATCACCTCCAAGCGCGGTGAACTTTCCGTGATGGCCGACTCGTGGCGGATCACGTCGAAAGCATTGCGCCCGTTGCCCGTGGCGCACAAAGACCTCGCCGAGGAAACGCGGATCCGGCAGCGTTATGTCGATCTGATCGTGCGTCCCAAGGCGCGGGACGTGGTCCGCACCCGAGCCGGTGTGCTGCGTTCCCTGCGTGACTCGTTTCACGGCCGGGGATTCCTCGAGGTCGAGACCCCGATGCTGCAAACGCTGCACGGCGGCGCGGCGGCCAGGCCATTCGTCACGCATTCGAATGCCTTCGACCTCGACCTCTACTTGAGGATCGCGCCGGAGCTGTACCTCAAGCGTTGTGTGGTCGGCGGTATCGAGAAGGTCTTCGAGATCAACCGGAACTTCCGGAACGAGGGCAGCGACTCGTCGCACTCGCCCGAGTTCGCCATGCTCGAGTACTACGAAGCGTATGCGACCTATGACTCCAACGCGGTGATGACGCGCCAGCTCATCCAGGAGGCGGCACAGAACGTTCTCGGTACTCAGGTGGTCACTCTCGCCGACGGTTCGGAGTACGACCTGTCCGGCGAGTGGACCACACTCGGAATGTACGAGTCGTTGTCCGAGGCGTTGTCGGAAGAGGTCACTCCCGAGACATCGGCGGACAAGCTGCGTTCCTATGCCGAAGCACGACAGCTGGAGCTCGACCCAAAGTTAGGTCACGGCAAACTCGTCGAAGAACTTTGGGAACATCTCGTCGGCGATCATCTCCACGAACCTACTTTTGTCCGTGATTTTCCGGTCGAGACATCCCCGCTGACCAGGCAACATCGCAGCAAGCCGGGGGTCGCCGAGAAGTGGGATCTGTACGTGCGCGGATTCGAACTGGCCACCGGATACTCCGAGCTGGTCGATCCCGTCGTGGAGCGCCAGCGGCTGGTGGAACAGGCTCGGCTGGGTGCGCAGGGCGATAGTGAGGCCATGAACCTGGATGAGGATTTCCTCCGTGCGCTGGAGTACGGAATGCCGCCGAGCGGTGGTGTCGGAATGGGGATCGACCGGTTGCTGATGGCCCTGACCGGCCTTGGTATCCGGGAGACCATCCTGTTCCCGCTCGTCCGACCTGAATAA
- the panD gene encoding aspartate 1-decarboxylase — MYRTMLKSKIHRATVTQADLHYVGSVTVDEDLMDAADLLPGEQVSIVDVTNGARLETYVIAGERGSGVLGINGAAAHLVHPGDLVILISYAQMENAEAAAFRPRVVFVDADNRIVEKGANPGHAPEGSGLLSGTVTLADDDTMTFPVAETADARRLDALLHAES, encoded by the coding sequence ATGTACCGCACGATGCTGAAATCGAAGATCCACCGGGCGACGGTCACCCAGGCCGATCTCCACTACGTCGGTTCGGTGACCGTCGACGAGGACCTGATGGACGCGGCGGATCTGCTGCCGGGCGAACAGGTGTCCATTGTGGACGTCACCAACGGCGCGCGGCTCGAAACGTACGTGATCGCGGGCGAACGCGGCAGCGGGGTGCTCGGCATCAACGGTGCCGCGGCGCATCTGGTGCACCCGGGCGATCTGGTGATCCTGATTTCGTACGCGCAGATGGAGAACGCCGAGGCGGCCGCGTTCCGGCCGCGGGTCGTCTTCGTCGACGCGGACAACCGGATCGTCGAGAAGGGCGCCAACCCCGGGCACGCGCCGGAGGGTTCCGGTCTGCTGAGCGGCACCGTGACGCTGGCCGACGACGACACGATGACCTTCCCGGTCGCCGAAACCGCCGACGCCCGCCGTCTCGACGCGCTGCTGCACGCCGAAAGCTGA
- a CDS encoding type III pantothenate kinase, protein MLLTVDVGNTNIVLGLYSGQELIGDWRMRTDARMTADELALTMRGLLGSHADAITGISALSTVPAVLRELRVMLSRYYDKVPKIVVEPGVRTGVPLLVDNPREVGADRLVNTLAAHHLHPSTACVVVDFGTSTNVDAISAKGEFLGGAFAPGIEISVDALAARAAALRKVELVPPRSVIGKNTVECLQSGILYGFAGQVDGLVKRIKRELSPGGAEPVAVIATGGLAPLVLEESETITEHVPDLTLLGLRLVYERNHRV, encoded by the coding sequence TTGCTGCTCACGGTCGACGTCGGCAACACCAATATCGTGCTCGGGCTGTACTCCGGGCAAGAGCTGATTGGTGACTGGCGCATGCGCACCGACGCGCGTATGACCGCCGACGAACTCGCGTTGACCATGCGCGGCCTGCTCGGCTCCCACGCGGACGCGATCACCGGGATCAGCGCGCTGTCCACGGTTCCCGCCGTGCTGCGGGAGCTGCGAGTCATGCTTTCGCGGTATTACGACAAAGTGCCGAAGATCGTCGTCGAGCCAGGGGTGCGCACCGGCGTGCCGCTCCTGGTCGACAACCCCAGGGAGGTGGGCGCGGACAGGCTGGTGAACACCCTCGCCGCGCACCATCTGCACCCCTCCACCGCTTGTGTGGTGGTGGATTTCGGGACTTCGACCAATGTGGACGCCATCTCCGCCAAGGGCGAGTTCCTCGGCGGTGCCTTCGCGCCCGGCATCGAGATCTCGGTCGACGCGCTGGCCGCGCGGGCCGCGGCGCTGCGCAAAGTCGAACTGGTGCCGCCGCGGTCGGTGATCGGGAAGAACACCGTGGAATGCCTGCAATCCGGCATCCTCTACGGTTTCGCCGGCCAGGTCGACGGCCTGGTGAAGCGGATCAAGCGCGAGCTTTCGCCCGGCGGGGCGGAGCCGGTCGCGGTGATCGCGACGGGCGGCCTCGCGCCCCTGGTGCTGGAGGAGTCCGAGACGATCACCGAGCACGTCCCGGATCTGACGTTGCTGGGCCTGCGGCTGGTCTACGAGCGCAACCACCGCGTTTAG
- a CDS encoding histone-like nucleoid-structuring protein Lsr2, with protein MAQKVLVSLVDDLDGTEAEETVEFGLDGVSYQIDLSAENAEELRDALAQYVEHARRAGGRKRTAIRPVAGVKAAARPATVDREQNQAIRAWARKNGFQVSDRGRIPSEVVEAYHKKN; from the coding sequence ATGGCACAGAAGGTGCTCGTCTCGCTCGTCGACGACCTCGACGGCACTGAGGCGGAAGAGACCGTCGAGTTCGGTTTGGACGGTGTGAGCTACCAGATCGACCTTTCCGCGGAAAACGCGGAAGAGCTTCGTGACGCGCTGGCCCAGTATGTGGAGCACGCCCGTCGCGCGGGTGGCCGTAAGCGCACCGCCATTCGTCCGGTCGCCGGCGTGAAGGCCGCCGCCCGTCCCGCGACCGTGGACCGCGAGCAGAACCAGGCCATTCGCGCCTGGGCCCGCAAGAACGGCTTCCAGGTTTCCGACCGCGGACGTATCCCGTCCGAGGTCGTGGAGGCCTACCACAAGAAGAACTGA
- a CDS encoding DUF6779 domain-containing protein has translation MTGVGDDSRGRLAGRPWLVVGLVLAVGATLALVLSDDLRYLRLGIVAALWAALIGAFLAVRYRKHVSQSEDAVAEAQAVYELELEREIAARREFELEIEAETRQAAESRSQEELEALRAEVSALRESLQSLFGGEVLLERVALTAQATRMRSLDNKQLMSAGSENGNGKPQLMAAKSTTIDVDERERDRPTEMIDRILEPASARAGTPPAARRKPANGQVNGTNGYGQNNQVQRPKPVDESTRRSMRKADARASKAAEALAAEAARRERMELSNPGMSPAEISRPMPRVDPQRKTPPPVTPAEVSRPSMPGVSRSEVSQPSMPTVARQPQRNEPPRRPQQPSLQQRLDAGTVQRPPAPRPEEQTRKQTPPVKPPAQAKPVKKVEPDRPRPNRELGLTRPGMKPVERSRPAGGTPLPANKPAAPEPMEATGEWKPSWTQERPVSDLSAAFPRKDDFQDRLRPTPPAKPQQPQPSVSLPRPEPRPEPRPEPRREPEPPTPPSIPAVSEPPRRAEPVRKPEPEPVRRPAAEAPSRHSSPPAEEPPAVNPTLPEEIRLAQNGGGGGRRRRAAEDSSVSLTPAPNVPEPTGGGRRRRPDGEPPAWQSTESTGGRHGGRRAKPDDETPSRNGSSHSRPETSEAGSHASGRSVMDLLAANGANESTPRRRRRAED, from the coding sequence ATGACCGGGGTGGGTGACGACTCGCGCGGCCGCCTTGCGGGTAGGCCGTGGCTTGTCGTCGGCTTGGTTCTCGCGGTCGGCGCGACTCTCGCATTGGTGCTTTCCGACGACCTCCGCTACTTGCGTCTGGGGATCGTCGCGGCGCTGTGGGCCGCCTTGATCGGTGCGTTCCTGGCGGTCCGCTACCGCAAGCACGTGTCACAGAGCGAGGACGCCGTCGCCGAGGCACAGGCCGTCTACGAGCTGGAGCTGGAACGCGAGATCGCCGCCCGCCGCGAGTTCGAGCTCGAGATCGAGGCGGAGACCCGGCAGGCCGCCGAGAGTCGCTCCCAGGAAGAGCTCGAAGCGCTCAGAGCCGAGGTGAGCGCTCTGCGTGAGAGCCTCCAGTCGCTCTTCGGTGGCGAGGTCCTCCTCGAACGCGTCGCGCTCACCGCGCAGGCCACCCGGATGCGGTCCCTCGACAACAAGCAGCTGATGAGCGCGGGGTCCGAGAACGGCAACGGCAAACCCCAGCTCATGGCGGCCAAGAGCACCACGATCGACGTCGACGAGCGTGAGCGCGACCGCCCGACCGAGATGATCGACCGCATCCTCGAACCCGCCTCCGCGCGGGCCGGGACGCCGCCCGCCGCCCGCCGTAAACCGGCGAACGGCCAGGTCAACGGCACCAACGGCTACGGCCAGAACAATCAGGTCCAGCGGCCGAAGCCGGTCGACGAGTCGACTCGCCGCAGTATGCGCAAGGCGGACGCCCGCGCCTCGAAGGCGGCCGAAGCGCTCGCCGCCGAAGCCGCCCGTCGCGAGCGGATGGAGCTGTCGAACCCCGGCATGTCGCCCGCCGAGATCTCCCGGCCGATGCCGAGGGTCGACCCGCAGCGCAAGACCCCGCCACCGGTGACTCCGGCCGAGGTGTCCCGCCCGTCCATGCCGGGTGTGTCGCGCTCGGAGGTCTCGCAGCCCTCGATGCCCACCGTCGCCCGGCAGCCCCAGCGCAACGAACCGCCCCGTCGCCCGCAGCAGCCTTCGCTGCAGCAGCGGCTCGACGCCGGCACCGTGCAGCGTCCTCCCGCGCCGCGGCCCGAAGAGCAGACCCGGAAGCAGACGCCGCCGGTGAAGCCCCCTGCGCAGGCGAAGCCGGTCAAGAAGGTCGAGCCGGACCGTCCCCGCCCGAACCGCGAGCTCGGCCTGACCCGTCCCGGTATGAAGCCGGTCGAGCGGTCCCGGCCCGCCGGTGGCACGCCGCTGCCCGCGAACAAGCCCGCCGCGCCGGAGCCGATGGAGGCCACCGGCGAGTGGAAGCCGTCGTGGACGCAGGAGCGCCCGGTCTCCGACCTGAGCGCCGCGTTCCCCAGGAAGGACGACTTCCAGGACCGGCTGCGTCCCACGCCGCCGGCGAAACCCCAGCAGCCCCAGCCCTCGGTCTCCCTGCCCCGGCCGGAACCGCGCCCCGAGCCGAGGCCGGAGCCGCGCCGTGAGCCGGAGCCGCCGACCCCGCCGTCGATCCCGGCCGTCTCCGAGCCGCCTCGCCGGGCCGAGCCCGTGCGGAAGCCGGAGCCGGAGCCGGTGCGCCGTCCGGCGGCCGAGGCGCCGTCGCGGCACAGCTCGCCGCCCGCCGAGGAGCCGCCCGCGGTCAACCCGACGTTGCCCGAAGAGATCCGCCTGGCGCAGAACGGCGGCGGCGGCGGTCGCCGTCGCCGCGCGGCGGAAGACTCCTCGGTTTCGCTCACCCCGGCCCCGAACGTTCCCGAGCCCACCGGTGGCGGCCGTCGCCGTCGTCCGGACGGGGAGCCCCCGGCGTGGCAGAGCACCGAGTCCACCGGCGGCCGTCACGGCGGCAGGCGGGCGAAGCCGGACGACGAGACGCCGTCCCGCAACGGGTCTTCGCACAGCCGTCCGGAGACCTCCGAGGCGGGTTCCCACGCGTCCGGCCGGTCGGTGATGGATCTGCTCGCCGCCAACGGCGCGAACGAGTCCACTCCGCGGCGCAGGCGGCGTGCCGAAGACTGA
- a CDS encoding class I SAM-dependent methyltransferase, with protein MNSSTPGIEPELHARRAASFGARAAAYAEHRPDYPEKALAWGLAGARHAPERVLDLAAGTGKVSEGLLPLGVEVTAVEPDEKMLAELKKALPSVTPLSGTAEEIPLPDGSVDAVVVGQAVHWFDLDRAYPEMARVLKPGGVVAALWNHDDESVEWLAELNGLIKSSMSRRWLSDYESLPEHEAFEPFEKKTFGHRQPRTAETLVATLATHSHMLVAPAEEREAKLRTAREFLDRNPETASGEFDLPITTTVFRTRKR; from the coding sequence GTGAACTCATCCACTCCTGGCATCGAACCCGAACTGCACGCACGCCGCGCCGCCTCGTTCGGCGCGAGGGCCGCCGCCTATGCCGAGCATCGGCCGGATTATCCGGAAAAGGCACTGGCCTGGGGGCTGGCCGGCGCCCGGCACGCGCCGGAACGGGTACTGGACCTCGCGGCCGGGACCGGCAAGGTCAGCGAAGGGCTGCTCCCGCTGGGGGTCGAGGTCACCGCGGTGGAGCCGGACGAGAAGATGCTCGCGGAACTGAAGAAGGCGCTCCCCTCCGTGACGCCGCTCAGCGGGACGGCCGAGGAGATCCCGCTGCCCGACGGTTCCGTGGACGCCGTGGTCGTCGGCCAGGCCGTGCACTGGTTCGACCTCGACCGGGCGTATCCGGAGATGGCCAGGGTGCTGAAGCCGGGAGGTGTCGTGGCCGCGCTGTGGAACCACGACGACGAGTCGGTGGAGTGGCTGGCCGAGTTGAACGGCTTGATCAAGTCCTCGATGAGCCGTCGCTGGCTGAGCGACTACGAATCGCTGCCGGAACACGAAGCCTTCGAGCCGTTCGAGAAGAAGACGTTCGGTCACAGACAGCCGAGGACCGCGGAAACCCTCGTGGCGACTCTCGCCACCCATTCGCACATGCTGGTGGCCCCGGCGGAGGAACGCGAAGCCAAACTTCGCACGGCGCGGGAATTCCTCGACCGGAACCCGGAAACCGCCTCGGGGGAATTCGACCTGCCGATCACCACCACCGTGTTCCGGACGCGTAAGCGATGA